A region of Argentina anserina chromosome 5, drPotAnse1.1, whole genome shotgun sequence DNA encodes the following proteins:
- the LOC126795277 gene encoding CASP-like protein 2A1: MAAVVEKSAAEVARGDEVEGMSGNSNSNGSSLRTAETLLRLLPIAPCVAALLVMLHDSQNNEFGSVSYSHIGAFRFLVHANGICAGYALLSAIISAKSRPPTKSLAWTFFCIDQLLTYIILGAGAVSTEILYLAFKGDSTITWSPACESYGGFCHKATTSVVITFLVVACFAIISLISSYKLFSKFDAPASTP, encoded by the exons ATGGCAGCGGTCGTAGAGAAGTCTGCAGCGGAGGTTGCACGGGGAGACGAGGTAGAAGGGATGAGCGGCAACAGCAACAGCAACGGCAGCAGCTTGAGAACGGCGGAGACTCTGCTGCGACTGCTACCTATTGCTCCTTGTGTAGCGGCTCTGCTGGTCATGCTTCACGATTCCCAGAACAATGAGTTCGGCTCCGTTTCCTACTCGCATATTGGAGCTTTCAG GTTTTTGGTGCATGCCAATGGCATATGTGCTGGTTATGCCCTTCTGTCTGCTATCATATCTGCCAAGTCTCGTCCTCCCACCAAGTCTCTAGCCTGGACTTTCTTCTGCATAGATCAA ttgcttaCGTACATAATTCTGGGAGCTGGAGCTGTGTCGACGGAGATTCTGTACTTGGCTTTCAAAGGAGATTCAACTATAACGTGGAGTCCGGCTTGTGAGAGTTATGGTGGATTCTGTCACAAAGCCACAACTTCTGTGGTCATTACATTTCTGGTGGTGGCTTGCTTTGCTATCATTTCACTTATTTCATCATACAAACTCTTCAGCAAGTTTGATGCTCCAGCATCAACCCCATGA
- the LOC126794840 gene encoding LOW QUALITY PROTEIN: protein MODIFYING WALL LIGNIN-2-like (The sequence of the model RefSeq protein was modified relative to this genomic sequence to represent the inferred CDS: inserted 1 base in 1 codon), producing the protein MPRVISKLSSFLFLHPFSSVFRVFLLPPMEKHRYGLVLTVLVVATLGVVSFVSCVENKGKEFDDEVKLVGRLCKLPESHAFGFGIAALICLVVAQVXGNLVAICGHFCSTEKKSSASKAKQPLILIALLFITWMSFVIAVTVISTGTSMNRKQSYGEGWLDGECYLVKQGIYIGSGILVLALFHTRLSDHLGSTEALEVSRFTLPKRKRDESVQKRPEARTQIK; encoded by the exons ATGCCTCGAGTAATCTCCAAGCTTTcttccttcctttttcttcatcCGTTCTCTTCTGTTTTTCGAGTTTTTCTCCTTCCTCCCATGGAGAAACACCGATACGGCTTGGTGCTAACTGTTCTTGTGGTCGCCACCCTCGGCGTTGTCTCCTTCGTTTCATGCGTAGAGAACAAAGGTAAGGAAttt GACGATGAGGTCAAGTTGGTTGGCAGACTTTGTAAACTGCCGGAAAGTCATGCATTCGGATTCGGAATTGCAGCATTAATCTGCTTGGTTGTTGCTCAGG ATGGAAATTTGGTGGCTATATGCGGTCATTTTTGTTCAACAGAAAAGAAGAGTAGTGCTTCCAAAGCCAAACAACCTTTGATTTTGATTGCTCTTCTGTTCATCACATG GATGAGCTTTGTAATAGCAGTGACAGTGATAAGCACAGGTACTAGCATGAACAGAAAGCAGTCCTATGGAGAAGGATGGTTGGATGGTGAATGCTACCTGGTCAAACAAGGAATCTATATTGGTTCAGGAATTCTGGTCCTGGCTCTGTTCCACACTAGGCTTAGTGATCACCTAGGAAGCACGGAAGCGCTAGAAGTGTCACGTTTTACGCTTCCAAAGCGGAAGCGTGATGAGAGCGTGCAGAAGCGACCGGAAGCGCGAACCCAAATAAAGTAG